A window from Pseudomonas campi encodes these proteins:
- the chrA gene encoding chromate efflux transporter, with translation MGEAQAVSEVADKPAEVSLLQALWFWLKLGFISFGGPAGQISLMHQELVERRRWISERRFLHALNYCMLLPGPEAQQLATYIGWLLHRSWGGVIAGALFVLPSLFILIGLSWVYIAFGDVPLVAGIFYGIKPAVTAIVVQAAHRIGSRALKNNWLWGIAAASFVAIFALNLPFPLIVLGAAVLGFLGGRLAPQHFAVGGGHAAAGKSYGPALIDDDTPAPAHARFRWSRLLALLLLGAALWLLPMGLLFALYGWDGTLTQMAWFFTKAALLTFGGAYAVLPYVYQGAVSHYGWLSPTQMIDGLALGETTPGPLIMVVAFVAFVGAYLQPVFGGDSAFVSGAVAASLVTWFTFLPSFLFILIGGPLVESTHNELKFTAPLTAITAAVVGVILNLALFFAYHVLWPQGFAGVFDWPSALLAVAAGVALFGFKRGVIEVLLACAAAGLLVHLLR, from the coding sequence ATGGGAGAGGCACAAGCGGTGAGCGAGGTTGCCGACAAACCGGCCGAGGTGAGCCTGCTGCAGGCCCTGTGGTTCTGGCTCAAGCTGGGCTTCATCAGTTTCGGCGGGCCGGCCGGGCAGATTTCGCTGATGCACCAGGAACTGGTCGAGCGGCGCCGCTGGATTTCCGAGCGGCGTTTCCTGCATGCCCTCAACTACTGCATGTTGCTGCCCGGGCCCGAGGCCCAGCAACTGGCCACCTACATCGGCTGGCTGCTGCACCGCAGCTGGGGTGGGGTGATCGCCGGGGCGCTGTTCGTGCTGCCCTCGCTGTTCATCCTGATCGGTCTGTCCTGGGTCTATATCGCCTTCGGTGATGTGCCGCTGGTGGCCGGGATCTTCTACGGCATCAAGCCGGCGGTGACCGCCATCGTGGTGCAGGCGGCGCATCGCATCGGTTCACGGGCGCTGAAGAACAACTGGCTGTGGGGCATCGCCGCGGCGTCCTTTGTCGCCATCTTCGCCCTCAACCTGCCGTTCCCCTTGATCGTGCTGGGCGCCGCCGTGCTCGGTTTCCTTGGCGGGCGCCTGGCGCCGCAGCATTTCGCTGTCGGTGGCGGGCACGCGGCGGCCGGCAAGTCCTACGGCCCGGCGCTGATCGACGACGACACACCGGCGCCGGCCCATGCGCGCTTTCGCTGGTCGCGCCTGCTCGCCCTGCTGCTGCTCGGTGCCGCCCTGTGGTTGCTGCCCATGGGTCTGCTGTTCGCGCTGTATGGCTGGGACGGCACGCTGACGCAGATGGCCTGGTTCTTCACCAAGGCGGCGCTGCTGACTTTTGGTGGCGCCTATGCGGTGCTGCCCTACGTCTACCAGGGGGCGGTCAGCCACTATGGCTGGCTGAGCCCGACGCAGATGATCGACGGCCTGGCCCTGGGTGAGACCACGCCGGGGCCGCTGATCATGGTGGTGGCCTTCGTCGCGTTCGTCGGCGCCTACCTGCAGCCGGTGTTCGGCGGCGACTCGGCATTCGTCAGTGGGGCCGTGGCGGCGAGCCTGGTGACCTGGTTCACCTTCCTGCCGTCCTTCCTGTTCATTCTGATCGGCGGGCCGCTGGTGGAATCGACCCACAACGAGCTGAAGTTCACCGCCCCGCTGACCGCGATTACCGCCGCAGTGGTCGGGGTGATCCTCAACCTGGCGCTGTTCTTTGCCTACCATGTGCTGTGGCCACAGGGCTTTGCCGGGGTCTTCGACTGGCCATCGGCGTTGCTCGCGGTGGCCGCCGGGGTGGCGTTGTTCGGCTTCAAACGAGGGGTGATCGAGGTGTTGCTGGCCTGCGCCGCTGCCGGCCTGCTGGTGCATTTGCTGCGGTAG
- a CDS encoding NAD(P)/FAD-dependent oxidoreductase, with protein sequence MTDAASSTALIIGAGHAGGELAVSLRNEGWSGRILLIGEEAHLPYHRPPLSKAYLAGSVEKSSLSIRPQAAYDKANVEILSGVRVEAIDRANKRVQLADGRSLAYAKLVIATGGRPRPLAVPQAKAAEACSNFHYLRTLDDVELIRSQLAPGKRLVIVGGGYIGLEVAASAVQQGLQVQVLEAMPRVLQRVTAAELSAYYERKHREAGVQIRTNVQVSDLELDASGQAVSAVLCSDGTRIPADLVVVGIGLLANTELAAAAGLAVDNGILVNEYAQTSDPDIYAAGDCTNHPNALLGRRLRLESVPNALEQSRCAAAAINGKLKAYASVPWFWSDQYELKLKMVGLSQDYQQLVLRGTPDSDSFSAFYLKDGKVIAADTVNRPQDFMAAKRLIAEGIVLSAAQLADDSKPLKELLPPPTA encoded by the coding sequence ATGACAGACGCTGCATCCTCCACCGCCCTCATCATCGGCGCCGGCCACGCCGGCGGCGAACTGGCCGTCAGCCTGCGCAACGAAGGCTGGAGCGGACGCATTCTGCTGATCGGCGAGGAAGCGCACCTGCCCTACCACCGCCCACCGCTGTCCAAGGCCTACCTGGCCGGCAGTGTCGAGAAGAGCAGCCTGTCCATCCGCCCGCAGGCGGCCTACGACAAGGCCAATGTGGAAATCCTCAGCGGCGTGCGCGTCGAAGCCATCGACCGGGCCAACAAGCGCGTGCAACTGGCCGATGGTCGCAGCCTGGCCTACGCCAAGCTGGTCATCGCTACCGGCGGCCGCCCGCGTCCGCTGGCCGTGCCCCAGGCCAAGGCTGCCGAGGCCTGCAGCAACTTCCACTACCTGCGCACCCTCGACGATGTCGAACTGATCCGCAGCCAGCTGGCTCCGGGCAAGCGCCTGGTGATAGTCGGCGGCGGCTATATCGGCCTGGAAGTGGCCGCCAGCGCCGTGCAGCAGGGTCTCCAGGTGCAGGTCCTGGAAGCCATGCCGCGGGTGCTGCAGCGGGTCACCGCCGCCGAGCTGTCGGCCTACTACGAGCGCAAGCACCGCGAAGCCGGGGTACAGATCCGCACCAACGTGCAGGTCAGTGACCTGGAGCTGGACGCCAGCGGCCAGGCCGTCAGCGCCGTGCTGTGCAGCGACGGCACGCGTATCCCGGCTGACCTGGTGGTAGTCGGCATCGGCCTGCTCGCCAATACCGAGCTGGCCGCCGCCGCAGGCCTTGCGGTGGACAACGGCATCCTGGTCAACGAGTACGCGCAGACCTCGGACCCGGACATCTACGCCGCCGGCGACTGCACCAACCACCCCAACGCCCTGCTCGGCCGCCGCCTGCGCCTGGAGTCGGTGCCCAACGCCCTGGAGCAGTCGCGCTGCGCCGCCGCCGCGATCAACGGCAAGCTCAAGGCCTATGCCTCGGTGCCCTGGTTCTGGTCCGACCAGTATGAGCTGAAACTGAAGATGGTCGGCCTGTCCCAGGACTATCAGCAGCTGGTGCTGCGCGGCACGCCGGACAGCGACAGCTTCTCGGCCTTCTACCTGAAGGACGGCAAGGTCATCGCCGCCGACACGGTCAACCGCCCGCAGGACTTCATGGCCGCCAAGCGCCTGATCGCCGAGGGCATCGTCCTCAGCGCCGCGCAGCTGGCCGATGACAGCAAGCCGCTGAAGGAATTGCTGCCGCCCCCGACGGCCTGA
- a CDS encoding HlyD family secretion protein, which produces MNGNISAKQQTDLGDARKIATPQLLRKGLTVYLRNGKHEPLYVVRDPSSELHWEFETRQFFVLEMLQVDEEFDALAASYERRFSKPFSRDDLQTLLVNLVDQRLLGLAAASHPLIEPYREKLQADLQRLLEEKVAKFRDKTQAPGASHGAKAAVAAPAPTARAGASNDGKGADADKLQAGVRGFAGMDDTLKIPVFHLFNPRAMLKTLLEWVEPLKYMVFVLPLLLVMALGIVISNFSLVQSDALTRLSGLGPIVQLLFSLFTVNLLCTLTLALTAQKYRGTVNSLSVALMLGFLPRFMPKISNLIGLTRRERLWLHAGPVLMRATLFSLGTFIWYLTRSSSGSLPTIGLALAVVSAVALLLTLNPLSKSSGYHLIAVLLDEPQLRGKAFKALFGRIKGNAYREANDTALMAYGLASLLYSTLLFVVAVLMVGSWLKLNFNGTGVLLCVLLVGYLSVLTYRKFSSANEMYERALQYERWKRRRLPEDVENKINLKPANKLVRYTRRVLLLSLLICLFLPYPYEPGGSFVILPVEQQQVATDIDGIVTEVLFNGGEEVQAGQVLARLATGDYESQMRIAEARIAEEQALVAELKARPRAEEVAVAEQSLQMARTQAQFSLSNHKRHATLLAKGGVSAQQAEQAQRQYEVDIMAIRVSEANLALVKSGATPDSIAAAEAQVQRWRSEREMYQAKIERSLLRAPMSGKLITLLLKQKTGKYLGPGETFAVIEKSEQVFAEIEVPETEIGYVQEGAMLKVKPLAYSDRYFDGKVTQIDANVIEKTGGKYVKVLTVIENAKGELKSGMTGYAKVGSEELPVWKAFTRAIFRFIDVELWSWIP; this is translated from the coding sequence ATGAATGGCAATATTTCGGCCAAGCAACAAACCGACCTCGGCGACGCGCGCAAGATCGCCACGCCGCAGCTGCTGCGCAAGGGCCTCACGGTGTACCTGCGCAACGGCAAGCACGAGCCGCTGTATGTGGTGCGTGACCCGTCCAGTGAGCTGCACTGGGAGTTCGAGACCCGGCAGTTCTTCGTCCTCGAGATGCTCCAGGTCGACGAGGAGTTCGACGCCCTGGCGGCCAGCTACGAGCGGCGCTTTTCCAAGCCGTTCAGCCGCGATGATCTGCAAACCCTGCTGGTCAACCTGGTCGACCAGCGCCTGCTGGGGCTAGCGGCGGCGTCCCATCCGCTGATCGAGCCCTACCGCGAGAAGCTGCAGGCCGACCTGCAGCGCCTGCTCGAGGAGAAGGTCGCCAAGTTCCGCGACAAGACCCAGGCGCCGGGGGCCTCGCACGGGGCCAAGGCAGCAGTTGCCGCACCAGCGCCCACAGCGCGTGCGGGCGCCTCGAATGATGGTAAGGGCGCCGACGCCGACAAGCTGCAGGCCGGAGTGCGCGGCTTCGCCGGCATGGATGACACCCTGAAGATCCCGGTGTTCCATCTGTTCAACCCGCGCGCCATGCTCAAGACGCTGCTGGAGTGGGTCGAGCCGCTGAAGTACATGGTCTTCGTCCTGCCGCTGCTGCTGGTGATGGCCCTGGGCATCGTTATCAGCAACTTCAGTCTGGTGCAGAGCGATGCGCTCACCAGGCTCTCCGGGCTGGGGCCGATCGTCCAGCTGCTGTTCAGCCTGTTCACTGTCAACCTGCTGTGTACCCTGACCCTGGCCCTGACCGCGCAGAAGTACCGCGGTACGGTCAACAGCCTGTCCGTGGCGCTGATGCTCGGCTTCCTGCCACGCTTCATGCCGAAGATCAGCAACCTGATCGGCCTGACGCGGCGCGAGCGCCTGTGGCTGCATGCCGGCCCGGTGCTGATGCGCGCGACCCTGTTCAGCCTCGGCACCTTCATCTGGTACCTGACTCGCTCTTCCAGTGGCTCGCTGCCCACCATCGGCCTGGCGCTGGCGGTGGTCAGTGCGGTGGCCCTGCTGCTGACCCTTAACCCGCTGTCGAAAAGCAGTGGCTACCACCTGATCGCTGTCTTGCTGGACGAGCCGCAACTGCGTGGCAAGGCGTTCAAGGCGCTGTTCGGACGGATCAAGGGCAATGCCTACCGCGAGGCCAACGACACCGCGCTGATGGCCTACGGTTTGGCCTCGCTGCTCTATTCCACCCTGCTGTTCGTGGTGGCCGTGCTGATGGTCGGCAGCTGGCTGAAGCTGAATTTCAATGGCACCGGGGTGCTGCTCTGCGTGTTGCTGGTCGGCTACCTGAGTGTGCTGACCTACCGCAAGTTCAGCTCGGCCAACGAGATGTACGAGCGTGCCCTGCAGTACGAGCGCTGGAAGCGCCGCCGCCTGCCGGAAGACGTGGAGAACAAGATCAACCTCAAGCCGGCTAACAAGCTGGTGCGCTACACCCGCCGGGTATTGCTGCTGTCGCTGCTGATTTGTCTGTTCCTGCCCTATCCCTACGAACCGGGCGGCTCCTTCGTGATCCTGCCGGTGGAGCAGCAGCAGGTCGCCACCGATATCGATGGCATCGTCACTGAAGTCCTGTTCAACGGTGGTGAGGAAGTCCAGGCCGGCCAGGTGCTGGCCCGTCTGGCCACCGGCGACTATGAAAGCCAGATGCGCATTGCCGAGGCGCGGATTGCCGAAGAACAGGCCCTGGTCGCCGAGCTGAAGGCGCGCCCGCGTGCCGAGGAAGTCGCGGTGGCCGAGCAGAGCCTGCAGATGGCGCGGACCCAGGCGCAGTTCAGCCTGTCCAACCACAAGCGCCACGCCACCCTGCTGGCCAAGGGCGGGGTGTCTGCGCAGCAGGCCGAGCAGGCCCAGCGTCAGTACGAAGTGGACATCATGGCGATCCGTGTCTCCGAGGCCAACCTGGCCCTGGTCAAGAGCGGTGCCACGCCTGACTCGATTGCCGCCGCCGAGGCCCAGGTACAGCGCTGGCGCAGCGAGCGTGAGATGTACCAGGCGAAGATCGAGCGCTCGCTGCTGCGCGCACCGATGTCCGGCAAGCTGATCACCCTGCTGCTCAAACAGAAGACCGGCAAGTACCTCGGCCCTGGCGAGACCTTTGCGGTGATCGAGAAGTCCGAGCAGGTGTTTGCCGAGATCGAGGTCCCGGAAACCGAGATCGGCTACGTGCAGGAAGGCGCGATGCTCAAGGTCAAGCCGCTGGCCTATTCCGATCGCTATTTCGACGGCAAGGTCACGCAGATTGACGCCAATGTGATCGAGAAAACCGGTGGCAAGTACGTCAAGGTGCTGACCGTGATCGAGAACGCCAAGGGCGAGCTGAAGTCAGGCATGACCGGCTACGCCAAGGTCGGCAGCGAGGAGTTGCCGGTGTGGAAGGCCTTCACCCGGGCGATCTTCCGCTTCATCGATGTCGAGCTGTGGTCGTGGATTCCGTGA
- a CDS encoding alpha/beta fold hydrolase, whose protein sequence is MAMAEVNGIKLHYQQLACEREGGEVEDVVLIHGLAANLAFWYMQVGHALARNYRVTMYDLRGHGRSSMSAEGYTPANQAEDLRLLLEHLGIERAHFIAHSFGGVIALSLACAHPQRISSLTIADTHIAAIRNVGSDWRYAEHIQRILDDHGIDLNTREPYFGYRLLKEAAALQLNRQELPDALRELINPLMGSSGKRTADQWVKLLETTTAQHELMGDDGLVVERLRELEFPVLAIYGERSQAVTTGELLLSVWPAADFRLVRGAGHFFPASRPQKLIRSFEFFLRNASQANARQQRSCDELQQPFFRSDRLFSQDDQWFFTTREGTEEGPFAQFEEALAHLDSFISQMVARKARAR, encoded by the coding sequence ATGGCGATGGCCGAGGTCAATGGCATCAAGCTGCACTACCAGCAGCTGGCATGCGAGCGTGAAGGCGGCGAGGTCGAGGATGTGGTGCTGATCCACGGCCTCGCCGCCAACCTGGCATTCTGGTACATGCAGGTCGGCCATGCGCTGGCCCGCAACTACCGGGTGACCATGTATGACCTGCGCGGCCACGGTCGTTCCAGCATGAGCGCAGAGGGCTACACCCCGGCTAACCAGGCCGAGGACCTGCGCCTGCTGCTGGAACACCTGGGCATAGAACGGGCGCACTTCATCGCCCACAGCTTCGGCGGGGTGATTGCGCTGAGCCTGGCCTGTGCCCATCCGCAGCGTATTTCCAGCCTGACCATCGCCGATACCCACATCGCGGCTATCCGCAATGTGGGCAGCGACTGGCGCTATGCCGAGCATATCCAGCGCATCCTCGACGATCACGGGATCGACCTGAATACCCGTGAGCCCTATTTCGGCTACCGCCTGCTCAAAGAGGCGGCAGCCCTGCAACTGAACCGGCAGGAATTGCCCGACGCCCTGCGCGAGCTGATCAACCCCTTGATGGGCAGCTCCGGCAAACGCACCGCCGACCAGTGGGTGAAACTGCTGGAAACCACCACGGCCCAGCATGAGCTGATGGGCGACGACGGCCTGGTGGTGGAGCGCCTGCGTGAGCTGGAGTTCCCCGTGCTGGCCATCTACGGCGAGCGCTCGCAGGCGGTGACTACCGGCGAGCTGCTGCTCAGCGTGTGGCCTGCAGCGGACTTTCGTCTGGTGCGCGGCGCCGGGCATTTCTTCCCGGCTTCGCGGCCGCAGAAGCTGATCCGCTCCTTCGAGTTCTTCCTGCGCAATGCCAGCCAGGCGAATGCACGCCAGCAGCGCTCATGCGATGAACTGCAGCAGCCGTTCTTTCGCAGCGACCGTCTCTTCAGCCAGGATGACCAGTGGTTCTTCACCACCCGCGAGGGCACGGAGGAGGGGCCTTTTGCCCAGTTCGAGGAGGCTCTGGCCCATCTCGACTCCTTCATCTCGCAGATGGTCGCGCGTAAAGCGCGGGCCCGGTAA
- a CDS encoding alkaline phosphatase family protein, which yields MTTRTLFIGMDGCTFTILDDLTVEKDGRPAVMPFLGGLMARGTRSELRSTPNPLTPPAWVSLMTGRSPGNHGLLDFIRAEERGEDVFFTLYDSRDNLAETIWSIASRQERRVAVLNLPFTAPPPKDLNGFMVPGFIPWRHLRRNTVPANFYDRLKEELPDFNPKELAWDFEQEKQAVDHLTDEDRENWVRYHLPREKQWFEIAKFLLKEEAPELMAVMFDGVDKLQHQAWLFLDPALQHDGVSDYHKRMRALCLDYFRQLDGFIEELVTMAGPDVQVFMASDHGFTATTEVVRINAWLFEKGYLHWKEVLDPDSEAAKRREDSMFANLDWTKTTAYCRTPSSNGINIRVARNPGETGIKPEDYEAFREQLILDIKALKDPLTGESIVSEIHLREEVFAGPAMMDAPDLLLVLRDFGFVSIKNKLPIVEPREEPAGTHHPDGIFIACGPGIRKGVKIDRRHICDVGATLLYSQGLEVPGDFEGKVPADMFIKPWLNQNPIRIGESTRGVNKDENAEDMADDEKEKIMAQLQMLGYME from the coding sequence ATGACCACACGTACATTGTTCATCGGGATGGATGGGTGCACCTTCACCATCCTCGACGACCTCACGGTAGAGAAGGACGGTCGTCCTGCGGTCATGCCGTTCCTCGGCGGCCTGATGGCCCGCGGCACGCGCAGCGAGCTGCGCTCCACGCCCAACCCGCTGACCCCGCCGGCCTGGGTCTCGCTGATGACCGGGCGCAGCCCGGGCAACCACGGCCTGTTGGATTTCATCCGCGCCGAGGAACGTGGCGAAGACGTGTTCTTCACCCTCTATGATTCGCGCGACAACCTGGCGGAAACCATCTGGTCGATCGCCAGCCGCCAGGAACGCCGCGTCGCCGTGCTCAACCTGCCGTTCACCGCGCCACCACCCAAGGACCTCAACGGTTTCATGGTGCCGGGCTTCATCCCGTGGCGGCACCTGCGCCGCAACACCGTGCCGGCCAACTTCTATGACCGCCTCAAGGAAGAACTGCCGGACTTCAATCCCAAGGAGCTGGCCTGGGACTTCGAGCAGGAGAAGCAGGCAGTCGACCACCTGACCGACGAAGACCGCGAGAACTGGGTGCGTTACCACCTGCCGCGCGAAAAACAGTGGTTCGAGATCGCCAAGTTCCTGCTCAAGGAAGAAGCCCCGGAGCTGATGGCCGTGATGTTCGACGGCGTCGACAAGCTGCAGCACCAGGCGTGGCTGTTCCTCGACCCGGCCCTGCAGCACGACGGTGTCAGCGACTACCACAAGCGCATGCGCGCCCTGTGCCTGGATTACTTCCGCCAGCTCGACGGGTTCATCGAAGAGCTGGTGACCATGGCCGGCCCGGATGTGCAGGTGTTCATGGCTTCCGACCACGGTTTCACCGCCACCACCGAAGTGGTGCGGATCAACGCCTGGCTGTTCGAGAAGGGCTACCTGCACTGGAAGGAAGTGCTCGATCCGGACTCCGAGGCCGCCAAGCGCCGCGAGGACAGCATGTTTGCCAACCTCGATTGGACCAAGACCACCGCCTACTGCCGCACACCGTCGAGCAACGGCATCAATATCCGTGTGGCACGCAATCCGGGCGAGACCGGGATCAAGCCGGAAGACTACGAGGCGTTCCGTGAACAGCTGATCCTCGATATCAAGGCGCTCAAGGACCCGCTCACCGGCGAGAGCATCGTCAGCGAAATCCACCTGCGCGAAGAAGTCTTCGCCGGCCCGGCGATGATGGATGCGCCGGACCTGCTGCTGGTGCTGCGCGACTTCGGCTTCGTCTCGATCAAGAACAAGCTGCCGATCGTCGAGCCGCGTGAAGAACCGGCCGGTACCCACCACCCGGATGGCATCTTCATCGCCTGCGGCCCAGGCATCCGCAAGGGTGTGAAGATCGACCGTCGGCACATCTGCGACGTCGGCGCGACCCTGCTCTACAGCCAGGGCCTGGAAGTGCCCGGTGACTTCGAGGGCAAGGTGCCGGCCGACATGTTCATCAAGCCCTGGCTGAACCAGAACCCGATCCGTATCGGCGAGTCGACCCGCGGGGTGAACAAGGACGAAAACGCCGAAGACATGGCCGACGACGAGAAGGAAAAGATCATGGCCCAGTTGCAGATGCTCGGGTACATGGAATAA
- a CDS encoding acyl carrier protein, translating into MAEAVAVGLDKSSIEKTLIHIVEDLTQDWGIELDDAVSSQTRLVADMEFASVDIIQLMVAIEEHYNRPKMGFQDLLMNDGSYVDDLSIGQVIDFVHAKLTGVPA; encoded by the coding sequence ATGGCTGAAGCTGTCGCAGTGGGTCTGGATAAAAGCAGTATCGAGAAGACCCTGATCCACATCGTCGAGGACCTGACCCAGGACTGGGGCATCGAGCTGGATGACGCCGTCAGCAGCCAGACCCGTCTGGTTGCCGACATGGAGTTCGCCTCGGTCGACATCATTCAGCTGATGGTGGCCATCGAAGAGCATTACAACCGCCCGAAAATGGGCTTCCAGGACCTGCTGATGAACGACGGCAGTTACGTCGATGATCTTTCCATTGGCCAGGTGATCGACTTCGTTCACGCAAAACTCACAGGAGTGCCGGCATGA